A part of Agromyces protaetiae genomic DNA contains:
- a CDS encoding alpha-hydroxy-acid oxidizing protein: MSRIDTSRGFARGVQSAVYRAGVSGEKPAVPTTFAGLEQGAKRALPADAFAYLAGGAGSEHTMAANTGAFAKWRIYPRVLRDVAERDLSIELLGKRRATPLLLSPLGVMSLAHPDADIAVGRAAAALDVPYILSNQASRPMEEVASAMGSASRWFQLYWSSSDDLNRSLIARAEASGCEAIVITLDTHLLGWRTRDLDLAFLPFTRGQGIAQYTSDPVFAQLVRERVRHAKVTSGGDVTDGSDVTRPLSAEAARPAAPAAPVRVTPKAVRTAVGIARQAAGSALVDGGGVGRAMRSPLPRAAVETFLDVFSDASLSWEGIARVREWTDLPVLLKGVVHPDDASRAIDTGMDGVVVSNHGGRQIDRSVPTLEALPAVVERVAGRAPIILDSGVRGGADVAIALALGATAVGLGRPYAYGLAIAGATGVSEVVRNTIAEFDLTLGLAGHTSVHELGPESLLPAE, from the coding sequence ATGAGCCGCATCGACACGTCGCGAGGATTCGCGCGCGGGGTGCAGTCCGCCGTCTACCGGGCGGGGGTGAGCGGCGAGAAGCCCGCCGTGCCGACGACGTTCGCGGGGCTCGAGCAGGGCGCGAAGCGCGCGCTCCCGGCCGACGCGTTCGCGTACCTCGCGGGAGGTGCGGGCAGCGAGCACACGATGGCGGCCAATACGGGGGCGTTCGCGAAGTGGCGCATCTACCCTCGGGTGCTTCGGGATGTCGCCGAGCGCGACCTGTCGATCGAGCTCCTCGGCAAGCGCCGGGCGACGCCGCTCCTCCTCTCGCCGCTCGGCGTCATGAGTCTCGCGCACCCCGACGCCGACATCGCGGTCGGGCGTGCAGCGGCGGCCCTCGACGTGCCGTACATCCTCTCGAATCAGGCTTCGCGGCCCATGGAGGAGGTCGCGTCGGCGATGGGCTCGGCGTCGCGGTGGTTCCAGCTGTACTGGTCGTCGTCGGACGACCTCAACCGTTCGCTCATCGCGCGCGCCGAGGCATCCGGCTGCGAAGCCATCGTCATCACCCTCGACACCCATCTGCTCGGCTGGCGCACGCGCGACCTCGATCTCGCCTTCCTGCCGTTCACGCGCGGGCAGGGCATCGCCCAGTACACGAGCGACCCCGTGTTCGCGCAGCTCGTGCGCGAGCGCGTGCGGCACGCGAAGGTCACCTCGGGTGGCGATGTCACAGACGGGTCGGATGTCACGAGGCCGCTGTCTGCGGAGGCGGCTCGACCCGCCGCGCCGGCCGCGCCCGTGCGCGTGACGCCGAAGGCCGTACGCACCGCCGTCGGCATCGCGCGCCAGGCGGCGGGGTCGGCGCTCGTCGACGGCGGAGGTGTGGGGCGGGCGATGCGCTCGCCGCTTCCGCGGGCCGCGGTCGAGACGTTCCTCGACGTGTTCTCCGACGCATCCTTGAGCTGGGAGGGCATCGCGCGCGTGCGCGAGTGGACCGACCTGCCCGTGCTGCTGAAGGGCGTCGTGCATCCCGACGACGCGTCGCGCGCGATCGACACCGGCATGGACGGTGTCGTGGTCTCGAACCACGGCGGGCGGCAGATCGATCGCTCGGTGCCGACGCTCGAAGCACTGCCCGCCGTCGTCGAACGGGTTGCGGGGCGCGCGCCGATCATCCTCGACTCGGGCGTGCGGGGCGGTGCCGATGTCGCGATCGCCCTCGCGCTCGGGGCGACCGCCGTCGGCCTCGGACGGCCCTACGCCTACGGACTCGCGATCGCCGGAGCGACCGGGGTGAGCGAGGTCGTGCGCAACACGATCGCCGAGTTCGACCTCACGCTCGGGCTCGCGGGGCACACGTCGGTCCACGAACTCGGGCCCGAGTCGCTGCTGCCGGCGGAGTAG
- a CDS encoding serine hydrolase produces the protein MVTSSQNSERRSRHALIHRGKHTTEGPAEDFSRGFDALGELALAGVQVSARATDLATGRVLFSVDDHVVMPTASIGKVLLLVEVASRLNGASHEAFTVLDRAPKDAVGDSGIWQHLQSPSLPVADLAALVGATSDNLATNVLIRYIGLEAVRARTEALGLTRTALLDLVRDHRGPDDAPQLSIGSAKELTWLFAALARGEIVSPDVSQRVVGWLSLNSDLSMVASAFGLDPLAHRMPDHNVLLMNKTGTDGGVRSEVGVLRGPRASVSYAVSMYFADTQLSSRLAVLDGMRQVGMDLLEYVH, from the coding sequence GTGGTGACCTCGTCGCAGAACTCCGAGCGACGTTCTCGCCATGCCCTGATCCATCGCGGCAAGCACACGACCGAGGGTCCCGCCGAAGACTTCAGCCGCGGCTTCGACGCGCTCGGCGAGCTCGCGCTCGCCGGGGTGCAGGTGTCGGCGCGCGCGACCGACCTCGCGACGGGCCGGGTGCTGTTCTCCGTCGACGACCACGTCGTCATGCCGACGGCGTCGATCGGCAAGGTGCTGCTCCTCGTCGAGGTCGCGTCCCGTTTGAACGGGGCGAGCCACGAGGCGTTCACGGTGCTCGACCGTGCCCCGAAAGACGCCGTGGGCGACTCGGGCATCTGGCAGCACCTGCAATCGCCGTCGCTTCCGGTCGCCGACCTCGCCGCCCTCGTCGGCGCGACGAGCGACAACCTCGCGACGAACGTGCTCATCCGCTACATCGGCCTCGAGGCCGTGCGGGCGCGCACCGAAGCGCTCGGGCTCACGCGCACGGCGCTCCTCGACCTCGTGCGCGACCACCGCGGCCCCGACGACGCTCCGCAGCTCTCGATCGGATCGGCGAAAGAGCTCACGTGGCTGTTCGCCGCGCTCGCGCGCGGTGAGATCGTGAGCCCCGACGTCTCGCAGCGGGTCGTCGGATGGCTCTCGCTCAACAGCGACCTGTCGATGGTCGCGTCGGCGTTCGGCCTCGACCCGCTCGCGCACCGCATGCCCGACCACAACGTGCTGCTCATGAACAAGACCGGCACCGACGGCGGCGTCCGCAGCGAGGTCGGCGTGCTGCGCGGCCCGCGCGCGAGCGTGTCCTACGCCGTGTCGATGTACTTCGCCGACACGCAGCTCTCGAGCCGGCTCGCCGTGCTCGACGGCATGCGCCAGGTCGGGATGGATCTGCTCGAGTACGTGCACTGA
- a CDS encoding MarR family winged helix-turn-helix transcriptional regulator yields the protein MDDAIPQVEYETMLLSRHLIAIRPRRNAEERLDRSAYLLLSRIGIDGALSIGELSDAFGLDASTLNRQTAALVRAGFAERIPDPDGGIARKFRITDKGALALDEERTANVAAVGRILDGWEPDEVAEFAAYLHRFNTGIERIDRRPWPRPGTPPAGE from the coding sequence ATGGACGACGCGATCCCGCAGGTCGAGTACGAGACGATGCTGCTGAGCCGCCACCTCATCGCGATCCGCCCCCGGCGCAACGCCGAGGAACGCCTCGACCGCAGCGCCTACCTGCTGCTCAGCCGCATCGGCATCGACGGCGCGCTCTCGATCGGCGAACTCTCCGACGCGTTCGGCCTCGACGCCTCGACCCTCAACAGGCAGACCGCCGCGCTCGTGCGGGCCGGGTTCGCCGAACGCATCCCCGACCCCGACGGGGGCATCGCACGGAAGTTCCGCATCACCGACAAAGGCGCGCTCGCGCTCGACGAGGAGCGCACGGCCAACGTCGCCGCAGTCGGCCGCATCCTCGACGGGTGGGAACCCGACGAGGTCGCCGAGTTCGCCGCCTACCTGCACCGCTTCAACACGGGCATCGAACGGATCGACCGGCGCCCGTGGCCGCGGCCCGGCACGCCTCCGGCGGGCGAGTAG